One genomic window of Pelodiscus sinensis isolate JC-2024 chromosome 14, ASM4963464v1, whole genome shotgun sequence includes the following:
- the SNUPN gene encoding snurportin-1 → MEELNQALASSFAVSPDLNSIAAPHPRLAQYKSKYSSLEQAERRRKLLELQKSKRLDYVNHVRRLAEDDWTGAEAEEGEDAGNEDMDVDLVKKLPKRYANQLMLSEWLIDVPPDLEQEWILVVSPIGKRALIVAARGSTAAYTKSGFCVNRFPSLLPGGNRRTSATGKDYTILDCIYSEVNQTYYILDVMCWRGHPVYDCQTDFRFYWLHSKIQEEEGLAEKSRINPFKFVGLQSFPCTPESLCKVLAMDFPFEVDGLLFYHKQTHYSPGSTPLVGWLRPYMVSDILGMTVPANPLTTKPDYAGHQLQQIIEHKKSKKLAGEEGCLSTTKEMAENGRYELEHLSTPCVADAPNSQVETASQMQN, encoded by the exons ATGGAGGAGTTGAACCAGGCTCTGGCTTCCAGCTTCGCAGTATCTCCGGACCTGAACAGCATAGCAGCCCCACACCCCCGACTGGCCCAGTACAAGTCCAAGTACAGTTCCTTGGAGCAGGCAGAGAGGAGACGCAAGCTCCTCGAACTTCAGAAATC TAAGCGATTGGACTATGTGAACCATGTCAGGAGACTGGCAGAGGATGACTGGACGGGAGCTGAGGCTGAGGAGGGGGAAGATGCGGGCAATGAGGATATGGATGTTGACCTGGTCAAGAAGTTGCCAAAGCGCTATGCCAACCAG CTGATGCTGTCCGAGTGGTTAATTGACGTCCCCCCAGATCTGGAGCAAGAATGGATCCTGGTGGTGTCCCCCATAGGAAAAAGGGCACTGATTGTGGCAGCCAGG GGCTCCACTGCAGCTTACACCAAGAGTGGATTTTGTGTCAACAGATTCCCCTCCCTGTTGCCAGGGGGAAACAGGCGCACCTCGGCAACTGGGAAAG ATTACACAATCTTGGACTGTATCTACAGTGAAGTGAACCAGACGTATTACATCCTTGATGTGATGTGTTGGAGGGGACATCCTGTTTATGACTGCCAG ACAGATTTCCGATTCTACTGGCTTCACTCTAAGATCCAAGAAGAGGAAGGGCTGGCAGAGAAAAGCAGAATTAATCCA TTTAAATTTGTGGGCCTGCAGAGTTtcccctgcaccccagagagCCTATGCAAGGTGCTGGCCATGGACTTCCCCTTTGAG GTAGATGGGCTCCTCTTCTACCACAAACAGACCCACTATagccccggcagcaccccactgGTCGGCTGGCTCCGGCCCTACATGGTATCAGACATCCTTGGGATGACTGTGCCAGCGAATCCGCTAACTACCAAACCAGACTATGCCGGGCACCAGCTCCAGCAGATCATTGAACATAAGAAGAGTAAAAAGCTGGCAGGAGAAGAGGGATGCCTGAGCACCACCAAGGAGATGGCTGAGAATGGACGTTATGAGTTGGAACACTTGTCTACCCCTTGTGTGGCAGACGCTCCCAACAGCCAAGTGGAGACAGCAAGCCAGATGCAGAACTAA
- the SNX33 gene encoding sorting nexin-33 → MALKARALYNFQSENKEEISIQENEELVIFSENSLDGWLQGQNSRGETGIFPASYVEILRSRSSSNYTDHSNSPASSPGNEPFHVPPPNITTSYQGSFEDDDDDDWDDWDDGCTVVEEPRGSPGTNGHPAPNLQYPAAYPHQNAGYRLKPALERQDSISSSKRGSVVGRNLNRFSSFVRSGVEAFILGDVPMMSKIAETYSIEMGPKGPQWRPNPHPFICSVEEPTKQTKFKGIKSYISYKLTPSSINAPVYRRYKHFDWLYNRLLNKFTVISIPHLPEKQATGRFEEDFIEKRKRRLILWMDHMTSHPVLSQYEGFQHFLTCRDDKQWKMGKRRAEKDEMVGASFLLTFQIPTEHQDLQDVEDRVDSFKAFSKKMDDSVLQLTNVASELVRKHLGGFRKEFQKLGNAFQAISYSFQMDPPYSSEPLNNAISHTGRTYETVGEMFAEQPKNDLFLMLDTLSLYQGLLSNFPDIIHLQKGAFAKVKESQRMSDEGKMDQEEADGIRKRCRVVGFSLQAEMNHFHERRIADFKKMMQSYLKQQIIFYQRVSQQLEKTLRMYDNL, encoded by the exons ATGGCCTTGAAAGCCAGAGCACTTTACAACTTCCAGAGCGAAAACAAAGAAGAGATCAGCATCCAGGAGAATGAGGAGCTGGTGATCTTCAGTGAAAACTCCCTGGACGGGTGGCTGCAGGGCCAGAACAGCCGAGGGGAAACCGGCATCTTTCCTGCCTCTTACGTTGAGATTCTCAGGTCCAGGTCTAGCTCCAATTATACGGACCATTCAAACAgtcctgccagctcccctgggaaCGAGCCCTTCCATGTGCCCCCTCCCAACATCACCACCTCCTACCAGGGAAGCTttgaggatgatgatgatgatgactggGATGATTGGGATGATGGCTGCACAGTGGTGGAAGAGCCGCGGGGCAGCCCTGGCACCAATGGGCACCCAGCCCCTAACCTGCAGTACCCTGCAGCATACCCCCATCAGAACGCTGGCTATCGTCTCAAGCCAGCCTTGGAGAGGCAGGACAGCATCAGTTCCTCGaagaggggcagtgtggtgggacGGAACCTCAACCGCTTCTCCAGTTTTGTCCGCTCTGGGGTGGAAGCCTTTATCCTGGGAGATGTGCCCATGATGTCCAAGATTGCTGAGACCTACAGCATCGAGATGGGCCCCAAGGGCCCCCAGTGGAGGCCCAATCCGCATCCTTTCATTTGCTCTGTGGAGGAGcccaccaaacaaacaaaattcaagGGCATCAAGAGCTACATCTCCTACAAGCTGACCCCCAGCAGCATCAACGCACCGGTCTACAGGCGCTACAAGCACTTTGACTGGCTGTACAACCGCTTGCTGAACAAGTTCACGGTGATCTCCATTCCCCACTTGCCTGAGAAGCAGGCCACTGGGCGCTTTGAGGAGGACTTCATCGAGAAGCGCAAGCGCAGGCTGATCCTGTGGATGGACCATATGACCAGTCACCCTGTGCTGTCCCAATACGAGGGCTTCCAGCACTTCCTCACCTGCCGCGACGACAAGCAGTGGAAGATGGGCAAGCGGCGGGCAGAGAAGGATGAGATGGTGGGGGCCAGCTTCCTGCTGACCTTCCAGATCCCCACCGAACACCAGGACCTGCAGGACGTGGAAGACCGGGTGGACTCCTTCAAGGCCTTCAGCAAGAAGATGGACGACAGCGTCCTGCAGCTCACCAACGTGGCCTCGGAGCTAGTGCGCAAACACCTGGGTGGGTTCCGGAAGGAGTTCCAGAAGTTGGGCAACGCTTTCCAAGCCATCAGCTACTCCTTCCAGATGGACCCGCCCTACAGCTCGGAACCACTCAACAACGCCATCTCGCACACAGGCAGGACGTATGAGACCGTTGGGGAGATGTTCGCTGAGCAGCCCAAGAACGATCTTTTCCTCATGCTGGACACTCTCTCCTTGTACCAGGGGCTGCTCTCCAACTTCCCAGACATCATTCACCTTCAGAAAG GAGCCTTCGCCAAGGTGAAAGAGAGCCAGCGGATGAGCGACGAGGGGAAGATGGATCAGGAGGAGGCAGATGGAATTCGGAAGCGCTGCCGCGTGGTTGGCTTTTCCCTCCAGGCGGAGATGAACCACTTCCATGAGCGGCGCATAGCGGACTTCAAGAAAATGATGCAGTCCTACCTGAAACAGCAGATTATCTTCTACCAGAGAGTCAGCCAGCAGCTGGAAAAGACTTTACGCATGTATGACAACCTCTAA